The following are encoded together in the Anaerostipes caccae L1-92 genome:
- a CDS encoding translation factor GTPase family protein encodes MEATSESKPKRYTCIGILAHVDAGKTTLSEGLLYESGSIRSMGRVDNKDAFLDTHEIERNRGITIFSKQAVFRFGEMEITLLDTPGHVDFSAEMERTLQVLDYAVLVISGADGVQGHTQTLWSLLEKYKIPTFLFINKMDQPGTDKQWILTELKNRLDEGCVDFSRECGEDFYEDIAVCDEGLLNTYLDSGRIGSRDIAEIIAERRVFPCYFGSALKADGVREFLQGIGSYTRPVDYPEEFGAKVFKISRDEQGSRLTHLKVTGGVLKVRSALIQKPKEEKVSQIRIYSGEKYQTAEEAQAGMICAVTGLADTRPGDGFGIEDTGYEPALEPVLTYQVILPEGVSAGVMLPKLRQLQEEEPELHIVWNEQLQEIQVQIMGEVQLEILKSLIAERFDTEVEFGTGNIVYKETIKNTVEGVGHFEPLRHYAEVHLFMEPLEPGSGLQFDTQCSEDMLDKNWQRLILTHLQEREHSGVLTGSAITDMKITLAAGRAHLKHTEGGDFRQATYRAVRQGLKQAESVLLEPYYEFRLEVPQQMVGRAMSDIERMYGEFENPQTEGEMSVLTGSAPVSEMNGYQREVIAYAKGRGRLFCALNGYRPCHNADEVIENTGYDSERDTDNPTGSVFCSHGAGFTVSWDKVKDYMHVDSQLTDNEKETEEENAVRRSYTEEEWIDTEEIDRILEQTYFANRKKKTGWAKKKLERTIDDYKSSAFRASVKKKPGEKYLLVDGYNIIFAWEDLRELAEANIDAARGKLLDIMSNYQGIRKCQLIVVFDAYRVVGHDTEILDYHNIHVVYTKEAETADQYIEKFAHEHGRKYDVTVATSDGMEQIIIRGQGCSLLSARELLEEVNLANQTLREKYLEKQQKDRSYLLDSMSEEELKKIRDLE; translated from the coding sequence ATGGAAGCTACATCTGAAAGCAAACCAAAGAGATATACTTGTATAGGAATTTTAGCCCATGTGGATGCGGGAAAGACAACCTTGTCGGAAGGTCTGCTCTATGAGAGCGGCAGCATCCGGAGCATGGGAAGAGTTGATAATAAAGATGCGTTTTTGGATACCCATGAGATTGAGAGGAACCGGGGGATTACTATATTTTCAAAGCAGGCAGTGTTCCGGTTCGGAGAAATGGAAATTACACTCCTGGATACACCGGGTCATGTGGATTTTTCTGCCGAGATGGAACGGACTCTGCAGGTTCTTGATTATGCGGTCCTTGTGATCAGCGGTGCCGACGGGGTGCAGGGTCACACGCAAACGCTGTGGAGCCTGTTGGAGAAATACAAAATTCCGACCTTTTTATTTATCAATAAGATGGATCAGCCGGGTACTGACAAACAATGGATTTTGACAGAATTAAAAAATCGGCTCGATGAGGGCTGTGTTGATTTCAGCAGGGAGTGCGGTGAGGATTTTTATGAAGATATCGCAGTTTGCGACGAAGGACTGCTCAACACATACTTAGACAGCGGAAGGATTGGCAGCAGGGATATTGCAGAGATCATTGCAGAGAGAAGGGTATTTCCCTGCTATTTCGGGTCTGCATTGAAAGCAGACGGAGTCCGGGAATTTCTGCAGGGAATTGGGTCTTATACCCGGCCTGTGGATTATCCCGAAGAATTCGGAGCAAAGGTGTTTAAAATCTCCAGGGATGAGCAGGGCAGCCGCCTGACTCATTTAAAAGTCACAGGAGGTGTGCTGAAAGTAAGATCGGCGCTGATACAAAAACCCAAAGAGGAAAAGGTCAGTCAGATCAGGATTTATTCCGGAGAAAAATATCAGACGGCGGAGGAAGCACAGGCAGGAATGATCTGTGCGGTCACAGGGCTTGCGGATACCCGTCCGGGAGATGGGTTTGGTATCGAGGATACCGGGTATGAGCCGGCGCTGGAACCGGTGCTTACTTATCAGGTCATACTGCCGGAAGGAGTGAGTGCTGGAGTAATGCTCCCAAAATTGAGGCAGCTTCAGGAGGAAGAACCTGAACTTCATATTGTTTGGAATGAGCAGCTTCAGGAGATCCAGGTGCAGATCATGGGGGAAGTGCAGCTGGAAATACTGAAAAGCCTGATTGCAGAACGGTTTGATACAGAAGTTGAATTCGGGACTGGAAATATTGTCTACAAGGAGACTATTAAAAATACAGTGGAGGGTGTTGGGCATTTTGAACCTTTGAGGCACTATGCGGAAGTACATCTTTTCATGGAGCCGTTGGAGCCGGGAAGCGGTCTTCAGTTTGATACTCAGTGCAGTGAGGACATGCTGGATAAAAATTGGCAGAGGCTGATCCTGACTCATCTTCAGGAACGGGAGCATTCCGGAGTCCTCACCGGTTCGGCGATAACTGATATGAAGATCACGTTAGCGGCGGGCCGGGCACATTTAAAACATACCGAGGGCGGTGATTTCCGGCAGGCTACTTACCGGGCGGTGCGCCAGGGCCTGAAACAGGCGGAGTCGGTCCTTTTAGAGCCGTACTATGAGTTTCGCCTGGAAGTGCCTCAGCAGATGGTGGGACGGGCTATGTCGGATATTGAGCGGATGTACGGAGAGTTTGAGAATCCTCAGACAGAGGGAGAGATGTCAGTTCTGACCGGAAGTGCTCCGGTCTCAGAGATGAACGGCTACCAGAGAGAAGTCATAGCTTACGCGAAGGGAAGGGGCCGTCTTTTTTGTGCCCTTAACGGTTACAGGCCCTGTCACAATGCAGACGAAGTGATCGAAAATACCGGCTATGATTCTGAACGGGATACAGATAATCCGACGGGTTCTGTCTTCTGCTCACACGGGGCAGGATTTACAGTGAGCTGGGACAAGGTCAAGGATTATATGCATGTGGACAGCCAGCTTACAGATAATGAAAAAGAGACAGAGGAAGAGAATGCGGTGCGCCGTTCTTATACCGAAGAAGAATGGATTGATACGGAGGAGATCGACCGGATTCTGGAACAGACTTATTTTGCGAACCGAAAGAAAAAGACCGGATGGGCCAAAAAGAAACTGGAGAGGACAATAGATGATTATAAGAGTTCGGCTTTCAGGGCTTCAGTGAAGAAAAAGCCGGGTGAAAAATATCTGCTGGTGGACGGCTATAATATTATCTTTGCCTGGGAGGATTTAAGAGAACTGGCAGAGGCAAATATCGACGCTGCCAGAGGAAAACTTTTGGATATTATGAGCAACTATCAAGGAATCAGAAAATGTCAGCTGATCGTTGTTTTTGATGCCTACCGCGTTGTGGGCCATGATACGGAGATACTCGATTATCATAATATCCATGTGGTATATACGAAGGAAGCGGAGACTGCAGATCAATATATAGAGAAGTTTGCGCACGAACATGGACGGAAATATGATGTTACGGTGGCCACCTCTGACGGCATGGAACAGATCATTATCCGGGGCCAGGGGTGTTCTCTGCTCTCAGCCAGGGAACTGCTGGAAGAAGTGAATCTCGCCAATCAAACACTCAGAGAAAAATATTTAGAAAAGCAGCAAAAGGACCGCAGTTATTTGCTGGACTCTATGTCTGAGGAGGAGCTGAAAAAGATAAGAGATTTAGAATAA
- a CDS encoding DUF6933 domain-containing protein — protein MQLGITITLQKHLKVKQPPYGQPTDLFFCWELHVIRFMGKRALAMVNANNRFFVMLAGMKAADWKVLPERAEEAIEAGLRSEGYKEEQINAYFNLAGALKITKTHGRKPVAGLNKAIERLDYTDEPWNLGEMYQEDICHWVNRDICSPAGFETYDHPCALLEEDMKRVGIVKRGKGQ, from the coding sequence ATGCAGCTGGGGATTACGATTACGTTACAAAAGCATCTGAAGGTAAAACAGCCGCCGTATGGGCAGCCCACCGACTTGTTTTTTTGCTGGGAACTGCATGTTATACGTTTTATGGGAAAAAGAGCATTGGCTATGGTCAATGCAAACAATCGGTTCTTTGTGATGCTCGCGGGAATGAAAGCAGCGGACTGGAAAGTGCTGCCCGAAAGGGCAGAAGAAGCCATAGAGGCCGGTCTGCGCAGTGAGGGATATAAAGAGGAGCAGATCAATGCTTACTTTAATCTGGCCGGAGCGCTAAAGATCACAAAGACTCACGGGCGGAAGCCTGTGGCAGGGCTTAATAAGGCAATAGAACGCCTGGATTATACAGATGAGCCCTGGAATCTGGGAGAGATGTATCAGGAGGATATTTGTCATTGGGTGAACCGAGATATTTGTTCGCCGGCCGGTTTTGAGACATATGATCATCCGTGCGCATTATTGGAAGAGGATATGAAACGGGTTGGAATTGTTAAGAGAGGGAAAGGGCAATGA
- a CDS encoding flavodoxin family protein, with the protein MKLIIHDLDEEEFKNIFSEPDEDVVLIGNSGEILNCIGCFGCWIKTPGKCIIRDQYGDMGELLARCEEARIISRCCYGGYSPFVKNVLDRSIPYLHPYFKIKNGEMHHKQRYDKILKLKVGFYGECISEDEKRTAEELVRANAVNLYAQVQGVRFVKTPDELGGR; encoded by the coding sequence ATGAAATTAATCATTCATGATCTGGACGAAGAAGAATTCAAAAATATATTTTCTGAACCGGACGAAGATGTAGTCCTGATAGGAAACAGCGGGGAAATCCTTAATTGTATCGGCTGTTTCGGATGCTGGATCAAGACTCCGGGCAAATGTATTATAAGAGACCAGTATGGTGATATGGGAGAACTGCTTGCCCGGTGTGAGGAGGCCCGGATCATCAGCCGGTGCTGTTACGGAGGCTACAGTCCTTTTGTGAAAAATGTGCTGGACCGGAGCATCCCTTATCTGCATCCGTATTTTAAGATTAAGAATGGCGAAATGCACCACAAACAGAGATACGATAAAATATTAAAATTAAAAGTGGGATTTTACGGAGAATGTATATCAGAAGATGAGAAGCGGACTGCAGAGGAGCTTGTTAGAGCTAATGCGGTCAATCTGTATGCCCAGGTGCAGGGAGTACGGTTTGTGAAAACACCGGATGAGTTAGGAGGAAGGTAA
- a CDS encoding S66 family peptidase, translating to MMLRRQDKVGIVCCSNGLSDSARPAVMPLENALKELGLKPVFSRYLYAGSSVFDRTGRQRAGELMEFYRNPGIRAVFDISGGDLANEVLTNLDFQVIREHLKPFFGYSDLTVIVNAVFQQTGRKSYLYQVRNLVMDHSEEQKKNFKDSLLGNGNGLFQFRTRLIRGTSMEGMVVGGNIRCLLKLAGTPFWPDMQDKILFLESRGGEVPQMVTYLNQLKQIGVFEQVNGILLGTFTAMEAGGCLPRMEELVKNTAGPGIPIAKTEEIGHGTDSKCLIIGKKYRFGV from the coding sequence ATGATGCTTAGGAGACAGGATAAGGTTGGAATAGTATGCTGTTCCAACGGACTTTCAGACTCGGCCCGGCCCGCTGTGATGCCGCTGGAAAATGCCCTGAAGGAGCTGGGATTAAAACCAGTCTTCAGCCGGTATCTTTATGCCGGTTCCTCAGTTTTTGACAGAACCGGGAGGCAGCGCGCAGGGGAACTTATGGAGTTTTACCGGAATCCCGGAATCAGGGCGGTCTTCGATATTTCGGGAGGAGATCTGGCCAATGAAGTTCTGACGAATTTAGACTTTCAAGTCATAAGAGAACATCTAAAACCATTTTTCGGATACAGCGATCTCACTGTAATCGTAAACGCAGTCTTTCAGCAGACAGGCCGGAAATCTTATTTGTACCAAGTCCGGAATCTGGTCATGGATCACTCAGAAGAGCAGAAAAAGAATTTTAAAGATTCACTGCTTGGAAACGGTAACGGCCTGTTTCAGTTCAGGACCAGGCTGATCAGAGGAACATCAATGGAAGGCATGGTGGTGGGAGGAAATATCCGCTGTCTGCTGAAGCTGGCAGGAACCCCGTTCTGGCCGGATATGCAGGATAAGATCTTATTCCTGGAGAGCAGAGGAGGGGAGGTTCCTCAGATGGTCACGTATTTAAACCAGTTAAAACAGATTGGAGTCTTTGAGCAGGTCAATGGAATTTTACTCGGAACATTTACAGCAATGGAAGCCGGAGGATGTCTTCCAAGGATGGAGGAGTTGGTGAAGAATACGGCTGGTCCGGGAATTCCCATTGCAAAGACGGAGGAAATCGGTCATGGGACAGATTCAAAATGTCTGATTATTGGAAAGAAATATAGATTCGGCGTATAA
- a CDS encoding radical SAM/SPASM domain-containing protein — protein sequence MQDFRLEKYLSDGVERILRGILRVSDPRGSFFMLKFMAAEKRARRLREIAEEEGGHIPPFLIASITSQCNLHCKGCYARASGACAEELHEGELTGAQWDDIFGQAEKLGISFILLAGGEPLMRRDVIESAGRHKKVIFPVFTNGTIMQEDCLTLFSENRNLLPVLSIEGGKEQTDARRGSGVYQRLRQAMGSLKKRSLLFGASVTVTRENLYEVTSEEFLGELGTNGCKAVVYVEYVPADGKTEYLAPGEEEREALEKRIRKLREEQEDMVFISFPGDERASGGCLAAGRGFFHINASGGAEPCPFSPYSDTSLVHTSLKEALQSPLFSRLQESGSLEKFHTGGCALFEQEQLVKDLLQGER from the coding sequence ATGCAGGATTTTCGGCTGGAGAAGTATTTAAGTGACGGGGTTGAACGTATCCTCCGCGGTATTTTGAGAGTTTCAGATCCAAGGGGAAGCTTTTTTATGCTGAAATTTATGGCGGCGGAAAAAAGAGCACGAAGATTAAGAGAAATTGCAGAAGAAGAGGGCGGGCATATTCCGCCATTTTTAATTGCAAGTATTACGAGTCAATGCAATCTTCACTGCAAAGGATGTTATGCCAGGGCCAGCGGAGCCTGTGCTGAAGAGCTGCATGAGGGGGAACTCACCGGTGCACAGTGGGATGATATTTTTGGTCAGGCAGAAAAACTGGGCATAAGTTTCATCTTGCTGGCCGGAGGGGAACCTTTGATGCGCAGGGATGTGATAGAATCTGCAGGCAGGCATAAAAAGGTGATCTTTCCGGTGTTTACGAATGGGACTATAATGCAGGAAGACTGCCTTACATTGTTTTCGGAAAACAGGAATCTGCTTCCGGTGCTGAGCATTGAAGGCGGCAAGGAACAGACGGATGCCAGGAGAGGAAGCGGAGTCTATCAAAGGCTCAGACAGGCCATGGGAAGTTTAAAAAAACGGAGCCTTTTATTTGGCGCATCGGTTACGGTGACAAGGGAAAATCTTTACGAGGTCACGTCGGAAGAATTCCTCGGTGAACTTGGAACAAATGGCTGTAAGGCGGTCGTTTATGTGGAATATGTACCGGCTGACGGAAAGACAGAGTATTTAGCTCCGGGGGAAGAAGAGAGAGAAGCGTTGGAAAAAAGGATCCGAAAGCTCAGAGAGGAACAGGAGGATATGGTGTTTATATCGTTTCCGGGAGATGAAAGGGCTTCGGGAGGATGTCTGGCGGCAGGCAGGGGATTTTTCCATATCAATGCATCCGGCGGCGCAGAGCCCTGTCCGTTTTCTCCCTATTCAGATACCAGTTTGGTACATACAAGCCTCAAAGAGGCACTGCAGTCTCCACTTTTTTCGAGACTGCAGGAAAGCGGAAGCCTTGAGAAATTTCATACCGGAGGCTGTGCCCTGTTTGAACAGGAACAGCTGGTAAAAGATTTATTACAGGGAGAGAGATGA
- a CDS encoding TetR/AcrR family transcriptional regulator, producing MNTKERIVKEALTLFSKHGYQGTSVKNIADAVGIKDSSLYKHFKSKKEIFDTIVQEMSVRMEQMSKEYGLPDEHDMAEAAELYGSISEEGILALSEKIFLFYLKDEFASKFRRMLVIEQYRDREVFEVYRGLFMDAAVSYQTELFAEMTARGIFHGKDPKAMAVNFYAPIFFLLNRYDQEPDKEEEALEALRKQVMEFSRLYK from the coding sequence ATGAATACAAAAGAACGGATTGTGAAAGAAGCGCTCACGCTATTTTCTAAACATGGGTATCAGGGGACCAGTGTGAAAAACATTGCGGATGCGGTAGGCATAAAAGACAGTTCCTTATATAAACATTTCAAAAGCAAGAAAGAAATATTTGATACGATTGTTCAGGAGATGTCGGTTCGGATGGAACAGATGTCCAAGGAGTACGGTCTGCCCGATGAACACGATATGGCAGAAGCCGCAGAGCTTTATGGAAGTATCAGCGAGGAAGGGATTCTTGCTCTCAGTGAAAAGATTTTCCTGTTTTATCTGAAAGATGAATTTGCGTCTAAGTTCCGCAGGATGCTCGTGATCGAGCAGTACAGGGACAGAGAGGTGTTTGAAGTGTACCGGGGGCTTTTTATGGATGCGGCAGTGTCCTATCAGACAGAATTGTTTGCGGAAATGACCGCCAGGGGCATTTTCCATGGGAAAGACCCAAAAGCCATGGCAGTTAATTTTTATGCCCCGATTTTTTTCCTGCTGAACCGATATGACCAGGAACCGGACAAGGAAGAAGAGGCATTGGAGGCGTTGAGAAAACAGGTAATGGAATTTTCGAGGCTGTATAAATAG